In a genomic window of Quercus lobata isolate SW786 chromosome 4, ValleyOak3.0 Primary Assembly, whole genome shotgun sequence:
- the LOC115985362 gene encoding RING-H2 finger protein ATL70-like, which translates to MSTSNLPSSSGTTDDISGCTYGIIFSIGTFLLILLITFACIWNRLPHNQSTHPIPITSLRTSDLNSITILEQGLDEATLNSYPKLVYSQIKGTSPASCCSICLVDYKETDMLRLLPHCSHLFHQNCIDPWIRLHPTCPVCRKAPVPAPHTIIAGVDPLATTTRIQDN; encoded by the coding sequence ATGAGCACCAGCAATTTGCCATCATCTAGTGGAACTACGGATGATATTAGTGGTTGCACCTATGGAATCATATTCTCTATTGGTACTTTCCTTCTGATTCTACTCATCACTTTCGCTTGCATCTGGAATCGTTTACCACACAACCAGTCAACTCATCCAATCCCAATCACTTCTCTAAGAACCAGTGATCTGAATTCCATAACAATTCTTGAACAAGGTCTCGACGAAGCCACTCTCAACAGCTATCCAAAGCTCGTGTACTCACAAATAAAGGGTACCTCACCAGCTTCTTGTTGCTCCATATGCTTGGTGGATTATAAAGAAACTGATATGCTTCGATTGTTACCTCACTGTTCTCATCTCTTTCATCAGAATTGCATCGACCCCTGGATAAGGTTACACCCAACATGTCCAGTTTGTAGAAAAGCACCAGTTCCAGCCCCACATACAATTATTGCAGGGGTGGACCCTTTGGCAACAACGACAAGGATACAGGATAATTAG
- the LOC115985364 gene encoding uncharacterized protein LOC115985364 gives MTLKGPSRIWFSRLTPSSINTFKELNAQFTSHFIGGHRYKRSTTCLMSIKQREDETLRAYITRFNKKVLSIDEADDKILVAAFTNGLRKGKFLFSLYKNDPKTMTDMLYRATKYMNAEDALLTCEEKPKKKERQEDTRQDKGRKVARTGDQRDERRPTRKFTNFTPLTASIDQVLMQIKDEGALTFPGKLKGDPNKRPRDKYCHFHRDHEHDTANCYDLNSRLRPLSDKGSYREDDTRRLHHPHDDALVVSLQIGDYNMHRVLVDNGSSADNLYYLAFQQMRIDRERLTPTNAPLVGFGGTKVFPLGAITLAVTVGDYL, from the exons ATGACGCTGAAGGGCCCTTCGAGGATTTGGTTCAGTAGATTGACACCAAGCTCCATCAACACTTTCAAAGAGTTGAATGCCCAGTTCACCTCGCACTTCATAGGCGGACATCGATACAAAAGGTCCACTACGTGCTTAATGAGCATCAAGCAGCGAGAAGATGAGACGCTGCGGGCATACATAACTCGTTTCAACAAGAAAGTCCTTTCAATTGACGAAGCTGACGATAAGATACTCGTAGCTGCATTCACTAATGGGCTGcggaagggtaagtttttgttttctttatacaagAATGACCCAAAAACCATGACGGACATGCTCTACAGAGCCACCAAATACATGAACGCAGAAGATGCATTGCTAACCTGCGAAGAGAAACCTAAGAAGAAGGAGAGACAGGAGGACACACGACAGGATAAGGGGCGAAAGGTTGCTAGAACCGGAGATCAACGAGATGAAAGGCGCCCCACTAGAAAGTTCACCAATTTCACGCCATTAACTGCCTCAATAGATCAAGTCttgatgcaaatcaaagatgaaggaGCACTAACGTTCCCTGGTAAATTAAAGGGAGATCCCAACAAAAGGCCAAGGGACAAGTATTGTCACTTTCACCGAGACCACGAGCACGACACAGCCAACTGCTACGACCTGAATagcagattgaggcccttatcagacaagggAAGCTACAGAG AGGATGACACTCGGAGACTTCACCATCCTCATGACGACGCACTTGTGGTCAGCTTGCAAATAGGGGATTATAACATGCATCGGGTCCTcgtcgacaacggcagctcagCAGACAACCTGTACTATCTagcattccagcaaatgagaATTGACAGGGAACGGTTGACCCCAACGAATGCCCCACTTGTGGGATTTGGGGGAACGAAGGTGTTCCCCTTGGGCGCAATAACACTAGCTGTGACGGTAGGTGACTATCTTTAG